The following proteins come from a genomic window of Brevibacillus antibioticus:
- a CDS encoding glycine betaine ABC transporter substrate-binding protein: protein MKKGILKGMAVALGLSMVMAGCSNAGTPQGNQPAEGNTGTSAPNSVGAQVDHKIIGIDPGAGLMKATEKAMKDYDLKDWELVEGSSAAMTAALTQAYKDKKPIIVTGWTPHWMFSKFEMKYLDDPKGVFGKDEQIHTIVRKGLKDEHPSAYAFLDKFSWTPADMEKVMLDIESGKKPEEAAAEWVKNNEATVNKWVEGIQPAEGKKLTLAYVAWDSEIASTNVVKTVLEQKLKYKVELSQVEAGPMWVGVSNGDVDGMVAAWLPTTHADYMEKLGKDVEDLGPNLQGTKLGLAVPTYMEINSIEDLKK from the coding sequence ATGAAAAAAGGCATCTTGAAAGGGATGGCAGTCGCACTCGGACTCAGTATGGTAATGGCAGGATGTTCAAACGCGGGAACACCGCAGGGAAATCAGCCTGCCGAGGGCAATACGGGTACGTCTGCACCGAATAGCGTTGGAGCTCAAGTGGATCATAAAATTATCGGAATCGATCCTGGCGCTGGTCTGATGAAAGCGACCGAAAAAGCCATGAAAGACTACGATCTGAAAGATTGGGAATTGGTGGAGGGCTCCAGTGCGGCGATGACGGCAGCTCTGACACAAGCCTACAAAGACAAAAAACCGATTATCGTGACTGGCTGGACGCCTCACTGGATGTTCTCCAAGTTTGAGATGAAATACCTCGACGACCCGAAAGGCGTCTTCGGGAAGGATGAACAGATTCATACCATCGTGCGTAAAGGACTGAAGGACGAGCACCCAAGTGCGTATGCGTTCCTCGACAAGTTTTCGTGGACACCTGCGGACATGGAAAAAGTGATGCTCGATATCGAGAGCGGCAAAAAGCCGGAAGAGGCAGCAGCCGAATGGGTAAAAAACAATGAGGCTACCGTCAACAAGTGGGTAGAAGGCATTCAGCCAGCAGAAGGCAAGAAATTGACGCTTGCCTACGTCGCGTGGGATTCTGAGATCGCCAGCACGAATGTGGTGAAGACGGTTCTGGAGCAAAAGCTGAAATACAAGGTGGAGCTTAGCCAAGTAGAAGCTGGCCCAATGTGGGTCGGTGTATCCAACGGCGATGTGGATGGAATGGTAGCAGCATGGCTGCCAACGACGCACGCAGACTACATGGAAAAGCTGGGGAAAGACGTAGAGGATCTCGGTCCAAACCTGCAAGGAACCAAGCTGGGATTGGCTGTTCCAACCTATATGGAGATCAACTCCATTGAAGATTTGAAGAAGTAA
- a CDS encoding DUF1254 domain-containing protein, producing MLPLLKKRLTLIVSMLCMTLHLSGLSFAKETTNAPSVQQSPLLQSKSFLQSQERLAYSLGIQAYIYGYPLVMSAKTMEAMVKNRAPINQFYYADTLASPAYRDIVTPNSDTLYMSAWLDLSETPVRLSVPANPQNRYYTVQMLDAYTNTFRNISNRSTKQQAGPYIIASPQWKGPTPAHIPVIYAPTNTVWLICRVEVKGEADLPQAISFEKQIAIAPVHPKLQTAHAPETLPPDVLSSLSFFQVMTKWIQSNPPPECDRVLLEQFAQAGIDVQKGFEPSALGPAKLAGLQRALQDAPSIVQNGFLGYATFRNGWGSFSPIGAYGNQFLARSFIAYSGIGANVHSEEAYYRALTDGSGKPLTGVKSYRLHFTKEQLPQTSAFWSINVYDNQLFLAKTAADRASVRSNTGTLAYNPDGSLDLSLQQQPPKGKEGNWLPLPEGAFNLVLRVFAPEPATLDKQHAWPAVMESNPIP from the coding sequence ATGCTTCCATTATTGAAAAAGCGCCTGACACTGATTGTTTCTATGCTCTGCATGACGCTTCACCTGTCCGGCCTGTCCTTTGCAAAAGAAACAACAAATGCTCCATCTGTTCAACAGTCACCTCTCCTCCAATCGAAGTCGTTTCTTCAATCGCAGGAGCGGCTTGCCTATTCGCTCGGCATTCAAGCATACATCTACGGCTATCCATTAGTGATGTCCGCCAAAACGATGGAAGCCATGGTCAAAAATCGGGCGCCAATCAACCAGTTTTACTATGCGGACACACTCGCTTCCCCAGCTTATCGGGATATTGTGACGCCGAACTCCGATACATTGTATATGAGCGCATGGCTGGATTTGTCAGAGACGCCCGTCCGCTTGTCTGTCCCCGCCAATCCGCAAAACCGCTACTATACCGTGCAAATGCTGGATGCCTACACGAATACGTTTCGCAATATCTCCAATCGTTCCACCAAACAGCAGGCTGGGCCATATATCATTGCAAGCCCCCAATGGAAAGGGCCTACCCCTGCCCATATCCCTGTGATCTACGCCCCTACGAATACCGTCTGGCTCATTTGCCGTGTCGAGGTAAAGGGTGAAGCTGATTTACCACAGGCTATCTCGTTTGAAAAACAAATCGCGATTGCCCCTGTCCACCCAAAATTGCAAACGGCACATGCTCCCGAAACGCTTCCCCCTGATGTGTTGTCATCCCTATCCTTTTTCCAAGTCATGACGAAGTGGATCCAGAGCAATCCTCCGCCCGAATGTGATCGCGTCTTGCTCGAACAATTCGCTCAAGCCGGGATCGATGTCCAAAAAGGCTTTGAACCTTCCGCGCTCGGTCCAGCTAAACTTGCGGGTCTACAGCGTGCCTTACAGGATGCCCCATCCATCGTGCAAAACGGCTTTCTCGGCTACGCCACCTTCCGTAATGGATGGGGCTCCTTTTCCCCCATCGGCGCATATGGAAACCAGTTTCTCGCCCGTTCCTTTATCGCCTATTCCGGTATTGGGGCCAATGTACATAGCGAGGAAGCCTATTATCGTGCATTGACAGATGGATCAGGAAAACCACTTACAGGAGTCAAAAGCTATAGGCTGCATTTTACAAAGGAACAGCTTCCCCAGACGTCTGCTTTCTGGTCGATCAACGTCTATGACAACCAGTTGTTTTTAGCCAAAACAGCGGCTGATCGCGCATCAGTTCGCAGCAATACAGGAACGCTTGCGTACAATCCGGATGGCTCCCTCGATCTGTCTTTGCAACAGCAACCGCCCAAAGGTAAGGAGGGCAACTGGCTCCCGCTCCCAGAAGGCGCGTTCAATCTCGTTTTGCGTGTATTCGCACCAGAGCCTGCGACGCTGGACAAACAGCACGCTTGGCCCGCTGTCATGGAAAGCAACCCAATACCGTAA
- a CDS encoding amidase, whose amino-acid sequence MKELTDLTATKMGTWIRERKISAEEATRHTFKRINFLNGKVNAIVASDEKSAIEAAKQADKEIGEGIYRGPLHGVPITIKDSFATAGLTTTTGFTPLKGYIPQHDAAIVSRLKQAGAIILGKTNVPPLLMDMQTDNDIYGRTNNPWNLERTTGGSSGGSAAAVAAGLSYLDIGSDIGGSLRVPAHFCGVLSLKPTEGAVPARGHMPGFEGMSDYTSSRHLACYGPVARSIEDLEVAFSIISGDNGNAGLPHGPQVLPPPLHDQPLHIRWMEELPGYPTSRAIRNQLRRFVKELEQQGMRVEQVTAPPLDVRKTWETWGKIIDAELNSTTPPLMRGLAHLLTMPIYRQIPSATMLIPLTFKNYMRVLTIREQLIRSFEQFMADCDLFLCPVSCTTAFPHLEKSKMWGYKPLYTKPLYVDENPQNYWAATTFYTSLFNVTGSPVVTLPIGFDEQGLPIGIQCVGKRWRDRELLQGASKLYATCPEWRAPEISMEPH is encoded by the coding sequence ATGAAAGAACTGACCGATTTGACAGCAACAAAGATGGGCACTTGGATTCGCGAGCGGAAAATAAGCGCCGAGGAAGCTACTCGGCATACCTTTAAACGAATCAACTTCCTCAATGGCAAAGTGAACGCCATCGTCGCTTCTGACGAAAAATCTGCGATCGAAGCAGCCAAACAAGCAGACAAAGAAATAGGGGAAGGCATCTATCGCGGGCCTCTTCACGGGGTACCCATCACAATCAAAGACTCTTTTGCTACAGCAGGACTCACCACTACTACTGGTTTCACACCTCTCAAAGGCTACATTCCGCAACACGACGCGGCAATTGTTAGCAGACTGAAGCAGGCAGGAGCCATCATACTGGGTAAAACGAATGTCCCTCCTCTTCTGATGGACATGCAAACAGACAATGATATTTACGGTCGAACGAATAATCCATGGAATCTGGAGAGAACAACAGGCGGAAGCAGCGGAGGATCGGCAGCCGCAGTTGCTGCCGGGCTTTCCTATTTGGATATTGGCAGTGACATTGGCGGTTCGTTGCGTGTTCCGGCTCATTTCTGTGGCGTACTTAGCTTGAAGCCGACAGAAGGAGCCGTTCCAGCAAGAGGGCACATGCCCGGCTTTGAAGGAATGTCTGATTATACCTCGTCTCGCCACCTGGCCTGCTATGGGCCTGTTGCCCGTTCAATTGAAGACTTGGAAGTGGCGTTTTCCATCATTAGTGGTGATAACGGTAACGCTGGCTTGCCTCATGGCCCACAAGTATTGCCCCCTCCTCTTCATGATCAGCCCCTGCACATTCGCTGGATGGAGGAGTTGCCCGGCTACCCGACGAGTAGAGCCATTCGCAATCAGTTGCGTCGCTTTGTCAAAGAGCTAGAGCAACAAGGCATGCGCGTAGAACAAGTGACGGCACCACCTTTGGATGTACGCAAAACTTGGGAAACATGGGGAAAAATCATCGACGCGGAGTTAAACTCTACGACGCCTCCCCTGATGAGAGGATTGGCACATCTCCTGACCATGCCGATTTATCGCCAAATTCCCTCGGCTACCATGCTCATCCCGCTGACGTTCAAAAACTACATGCGTGTCTTAACTATCCGGGAGCAGCTCATTCGCAGCTTCGAGCAATTTATGGCAGACTGTGACTTGTTTTTGTGTCCGGTTAGCTGCACGACAGCTTTTCCACATTTGGAAAAATCGAAAATGTGGGGCTACAAGCCGCTTTACACCAAACCGCTGTACGTAGACGAGAACCCGCAAAACTACTGGGCCGCTACGACTTTTTATACGAGTCTGTTTAATGTCACCGGAAGTCCTGTCGTGACATTGCCGATTGGTTTTGATGAGCAAGGGCTCCCCATTGGCATACAGTGTGTGGGCAAGCGCTGGCGTGATAGGGAATTGCTTCAGGGAGCGTCGAAACTATATGCGACCTGCCCAGAGTGGCGGGCACCTGAAATTTCTATGGAGCCGCATTGA
- a CDS encoding helix-turn-helix domain-containing protein — protein sequence MNYIEQITYALSFIEKQLTEKVTLDEVASAAGYSKYHFQRLFFHVTGETVGQYISKRRLTEAAKALSLEQKSVTEVAFTYGFDSHEAFTRAFTKRFGLPPSALRRSGKMPRYMMLERMELPYLENIQRQSIEPIYVPAHEALHLAGYSQVTCSLHNFFHCWNELGQKIGVQQSQKRYGVLRYPDAFGLELSFSYFASMQAPEHDGTDGLESLTLPASSYLVFPHKGPVQNIKLTYQYIYGSWMTHASDQFSARYDFEYYDHRFLGIDHPDSLCFIYIPVLARE from the coding sequence ATGAACTATATAGAACAAATAACATACGCCCTTTCTTTTATCGAAAAGCAGTTAACGGAAAAAGTCACACTCGACGAAGTGGCATCAGCCGCCGGATATTCCAAGTACCATTTTCAACGTTTGTTTTTCCACGTGACAGGAGAAACTGTCGGCCAGTACATTTCGAAGAGACGCTTGACCGAGGCTGCCAAAGCGCTGTCGCTCGAACAAAAGAGTGTGACAGAAGTCGCCTTTACATATGGCTTTGATTCCCACGAAGCCTTTACTCGCGCCTTTACCAAACGCTTTGGTCTGCCTCCTTCTGCACTTCGCCGCTCTGGAAAAATGCCGCGATACATGATGTTGGAGCGAATGGAGTTACCGTACTTGGAAAATATTCAGCGGCAGTCCATTGAGCCTATCTATGTCCCTGCCCACGAAGCACTTCATCTCGCAGGCTACTCCCAGGTTACTTGTTCGTTACACAATTTTTTCCATTGCTGGAACGAGTTAGGGCAGAAAATTGGCGTGCAGCAAAGTCAAAAGCGTTATGGTGTCTTACGCTACCCCGATGCTTTTGGGCTGGAGCTGAGCTTTTCTTATTTTGCTAGCATGCAAGCTCCGGAGCATGATGGCACAGATGGGCTGGAATCACTCACACTGCCTGCATCTAGTTATCTTGTGTTCCCTCACAAAGGACCAGTGCAAAATATCAAGCTGACGTATCAATACATTTACGGAAGCTGGATGACACACGCATCCGACCAGTTTTCTGCCCGATACGATTTTGAATACTACGATCACCGCTTTCTCGGAATTGACCATCCTGATTCGCTTTGCTTCATTTATATACCCGTTCTAGCCAGAGAATAG
- a CDS encoding DedA family protein: MEVAVEQHLDLFLMKYGYVGIFFSLTLGVVGLPIPDEVLMTYAGYAVSRGVLHMPLTVLSAFLGAAVGISVSYAIAWKWGLPLLMKVGPYLHITPKKIESTQKLFAKYGPYLLLIGYFLPGVRHITAYLAGVSAMGFRRFAIFAYAGAFLWSVTFLLLGRALEKEWLKVVVYIRHYGITFLLIGSAIGIMVYIWMWYRHDTRA; encoded by the coding sequence TTGGAGGTAGCCGTGGAGCAACATCTCGATCTTTTTTTGATGAAATATGGATATGTCGGCATCTTTTTTTCGCTCACACTCGGTGTTGTAGGGCTCCCCATACCCGATGAGGTACTAATGACGTATGCTGGCTACGCGGTTTCTCGCGGTGTTTTGCATATGCCATTAACGGTGCTGAGTGCCTTTTTGGGAGCGGCAGTAGGGATTTCGGTTAGCTATGCCATCGCGTGGAAGTGGGGGCTACCGTTGCTTATGAAGGTTGGACCGTACTTGCATATTACGCCGAAAAAAATAGAGTCAACCCAAAAGCTGTTTGCCAAGTACGGTCCATACCTGCTGCTCATCGGCTATTTTTTGCCTGGCGTCCGTCATATTACCGCCTATTTGGCAGGAGTTTCTGCGATGGGGTTTCGACGGTTTGCTATTTTTGCTTACGCCGGCGCATTTCTTTGGAGTGTCACTTTTTTACTGTTGGGACGGGCGCTTGAGAAAGAGTGGCTCAAGGTCGTCGTTTATATACGTCATTACGGCATCACATTTTTGCTAATCGGTTCGGCGATTGGAATAATGGTTTATATTTGGATGTGGTACAGGCACGACACTAGAGCCTAG
- a CDS encoding vWA domain-containing protein — translation MRKIMKASGITLLVTSLIGCSSSEQFLSRSESGNKATASVEQGQNNQVASSPSPPSQLADYALKKSGDPLPNDMYFKDYGTNQFVPTAKDRLSTFAADVDSASYTMMRNFIKDGNLPLAEAVRVEEFINFFPTSYPAPTNQTFAIQADSGPSPFQKNLQVVRIGIKGKELRAEERKPATLVFVIDVSGSMNQENRLELVKKSLHVLVDQLQPTDSVGLVVYGSEGRVLLPPTSAEDKHAILSAIDQLQPEGSTNAEEGLVLGYEMAARAFKPGAINRVILCSDGVANVGETGAEGILRSIEDYARKDIYLSTFGFGMGNYNDVLMEQLANKGEGSYAYIDTFSEARRIFMESLTGTLQTIARDVKIQVEFDPKKVDSYRLIGYENRDVRDKDFRNDKTDAGEVGAGHSVTALYEVKLSTPVHTDLGTVRVRYHNASSQKVEEISEPVKVQNALSPDVTFLAAVAEYGEILREGPYAERSSLPDVLKLAEATATGEEQLEFVRLVKDSMAISRN, via the coding sequence ATGAGAAAAATTATGAAAGCCAGTGGCATCACCCTATTGGTCACATCCTTGATCGGATGCAGCTCGAGCGAGCAGTTCTTATCAAGAAGCGAAAGTGGAAACAAAGCAACAGCATCTGTTGAGCAAGGTCAAAACAATCAGGTAGCCTCCAGTCCAAGTCCTCCCAGCCAACTAGCTGATTACGCCCTGAAAAAATCGGGCGATCCTCTCCCCAATGACATGTACTTCAAAGATTACGGCACCAACCAATTTGTCCCTACGGCGAAGGACCGCCTGTCTACTTTTGCCGCTGATGTGGACAGCGCCTCTTACACCATGATGCGCAATTTTATAAAAGACGGGAATCTCCCGCTAGCAGAAGCCGTTCGGGTGGAGGAATTCATCAACTTCTTCCCCACCTCGTATCCCGCGCCTACCAATCAGACATTTGCGATTCAGGCCGATAGTGGCCCCTCACCCTTTCAAAAAAATCTTCAAGTAGTGCGAATCGGGATCAAAGGAAAGGAATTACGCGCAGAAGAGCGAAAGCCCGCTACTCTCGTCTTTGTCATTGATGTATCTGGCTCGATGAATCAGGAAAACCGATTAGAGCTGGTGAAAAAAAGCTTACATGTTCTTGTCGATCAACTCCAACCTACAGATTCAGTAGGGCTCGTCGTCTATGGATCAGAGGGACGCGTTCTTTTGCCCCCAACCTCTGCCGAGGACAAACATGCGATTTTATCAGCCATCGATCAACTGCAACCCGAAGGCTCCACCAATGCGGAAGAAGGACTCGTGCTTGGTTATGAAATGGCGGCCCGCGCCTTCAAGCCTGGTGCCATTAACAGGGTGATTTTATGCTCCGACGGTGTGGCCAATGTAGGAGAAACAGGGGCGGAGGGCATTTTGCGTTCGATCGAGGACTATGCACGAAAAGACATTTACTTGAGCACCTTTGGCTTTGGCATGGGGAATTACAATGATGTCCTGATGGAGCAATTAGCGAATAAAGGGGAAGGCAGCTACGCCTACATCGATACGTTTTCCGAGGCTCGCCGCATTTTTATGGAATCATTAACGGGCACCCTCCAAACGATCGCTCGTGACGTGAAAATTCAGGTAGAATTCGACCCTAAGAAGGTAGACTCGTATCGCTTAATCGGTTATGAGAACCGCGATGTCCGCGACAAGGATTTTCGCAACGACAAGACAGATGCGGGTGAAGTCGGCGCTGGCCATAGTGTGACCGCTCTTTATGAAGTGAAGCTCTCAACCCCTGTCCATACAGACCTCGGGACGGTTCGCGTGCGCTATCATAATGCCTCTTCCCAAAAAGTAGAGGAAATCTCCGAGCCCGTGAAGGTGCAAAATGCCTTGTCTCCTGATGTGACGTTCCTTGCTGCTGTAGCAGAATACGGGGAAATATTGCGGGAGGGTCCTTATGCCGAAAGAAGCTCCCTTCCCGATGTACTCAAACTGGCGGAAGCCACAGCTACCGGAGAGGAACAGCTCGAATTTGTCCGCTTGGTTAAAGATAGCATGGCAATCAGCAGGAACTAA
- a CDS encoding AAA family ATPase, which yields MNLGIQVTQKQLMDVLLNVAVARPVFIWGAPGIGKSSLVEAFAEQVGLPCVSLLGSQLAPEDIIGVPQIVDGKSRFCPPAQIAREEPYCLFLDELNACSQEVQKAFYSLIHERRIGDYHLPEGSIVIGAGNRAQDSAIVKPMSSALINRMFHVQLLVSYEQWMKWAYSNGIHSYVLQFLEVRPDYLWSQPPKSEEPFSTPRSWHMLSDALNEFGENLTTEMVGVLAYGCLTPQHAAQFRAFHKNIQGKYQLNRILEGEASFPTAPEDRDVLYFLADSFRSQIKKELPADKASVGEQHKRFAHRAKGLLKELASISLEMAQMIVARHEDGDGLPDWFVVEVIRDLPRLAMDRKGK from the coding sequence ATGAATCTAGGAATCCAAGTCACGCAAAAGCAACTAATGGATGTGCTGCTAAACGTTGCGGTAGCTCGTCCCGTATTTATTTGGGGCGCACCGGGAATAGGCAAGTCGTCTCTCGTCGAGGCGTTTGCCGAGCAGGTGGGCCTGCCTTGCGTATCGTTATTGGGTAGTCAGCTGGCACCTGAGGATATTATTGGTGTCCCACAGATCGTAGACGGGAAAAGCAGATTTTGCCCACCTGCGCAAATTGCGCGAGAAGAACCGTACTGCTTGTTTCTTGACGAATTGAATGCATGCTCGCAAGAAGTGCAAAAGGCGTTTTATAGTCTGATTCATGAGCGGAGAATCGGCGATTATCATCTGCCAGAAGGGTCCATTGTGATTGGAGCAGGAAACCGCGCGCAGGATAGCGCGATTGTCAAACCGATGTCGTCTGCTCTGATCAACCGGATGTTCCATGTCCAATTGCTAGTTTCGTATGAACAATGGATGAAGTGGGCGTACAGCAACGGCATTCATTCCTACGTGCTGCAATTTTTAGAGGTGCGCCCGGACTATTTGTGGTCACAGCCACCGAAGAGCGAGGAACCGTTTTCTACTCCGCGTTCATGGCACATGCTCTCTGATGCCCTGAACGAATTCGGTGAAAACTTGACGACAGAGATGGTGGGGGTACTGGCCTACGGATGCTTGACACCCCAGCATGCTGCTCAATTTCGGGCTTTTCACAAGAATATTCAGGGTAAATACCAGCTCAACCGTATTTTGGAGGGAGAGGCTTCTTTCCCGACGGCCCCAGAGGATCGGGACGTCCTGTATTTTCTGGCCGATTCTTTCCGTTCGCAGATCAAAAAAGAACTGCCAGCGGATAAAGCCTCCGTTGGGGAGCAGCATAAACGGTTTGCGCACCGAGCGAAGGGTCTCTTGAAGGAGCTCGCGTCCATCTCACTGGAAATGGCACAGATGATAGTGGCGCGACACGAGGATGGCGACGGATTGCCAGACTGGTTCGTCGTGGAGGTCATTCGTGATTTACCGCGATTGGCCATGGATAGGAAGGGCAAATAG
- a CDS encoding DUF2201 family putative metallopeptidase, with product MARGVKNDPSTQNYEQAVHFLGHHPMFGPLSSRAHFIRSERSICPDNGWVVVTREGSLYAHPKRRGEVGEWIYVLAHALLHLGFGHFVEKEQPILWNIACDCYITRFLRDMKLGKPPAEMAFELDKSGKSEEELYEWFVEHGVPEHLKLYGTGGEKQADMLFSDKYVRCTYNRDVKWERLLGIGLAQAVQSAVSVAGGYSDALGNEENQLSEAQKAKRWFINHYPLLASLASHFTIIEDSQICQRLQISVAAIDVTSNEIFINPAAGLDEEECKFVMAHELLHAGLRHHERCQGRDPYYWNVSCDYVINQWLMELGVGRFPQIGGLYDPDLKGLSAEAIYDRIVTDMRTYRKLYTLRGIGMGDILDGDDPRFWEKGPGTTLDDFYRNAMSQGLIYHQEKGRGLLPAGLVEEIRALGQPPIPWDVQLARWFDEHFPPLEKSRTYARASRRQSSTPDIARPAWSFRETDRLARTFGVVIDTSGSMDTKLLGKALGAIASYSEARDVPYARVVFCDAQAHDAGYLSPEDIAGRVKVKGRGGTILQPGIDMLEKATDFPKDGPILIITDGECDRIKVTRSHAIMLPKGSNLPFVARGPVFRME from the coding sequence ATGGCCCGAGGAGTTAAAAACGACCCGTCGACGCAAAACTACGAGCAGGCCGTCCATTTTTTGGGTCATCACCCGATGTTTGGTCCCCTGTCCTCGCGAGCGCACTTTATACGTTCCGAGCGAAGTATTTGTCCAGATAATGGTTGGGTAGTCGTGACCCGGGAAGGCAGCTTGTACGCTCATCCGAAGCGCAGAGGGGAAGTTGGGGAATGGATTTATGTTCTCGCACATGCGCTGCTGCATTTGGGCTTCGGACATTTTGTGGAAAAAGAGCAGCCAATTTTGTGGAACATCGCATGCGATTGTTATATTACGCGTTTTTTGAGAGACATGAAGCTGGGGAAGCCTCCTGCTGAAATGGCCTTTGAGCTGGATAAATCGGGAAAGAGCGAAGAAGAGCTGTATGAATGGTTCGTGGAGCATGGGGTGCCGGAGCATTTGAAGTTGTATGGAACGGGCGGAGAAAAACAGGCAGACATGCTTTTCTCAGATAAATATGTCCGGTGCACCTACAATCGAGATGTGAAGTGGGAGCGCCTTTTGGGGATCGGGCTGGCGCAAGCGGTGCAAAGTGCTGTCAGCGTAGCGGGCGGCTATTCCGATGCTCTCGGGAATGAAGAGAACCAGCTGTCTGAGGCACAAAAGGCCAAGCGCTGGTTCATCAATCATTATCCATTACTAGCTTCGTTAGCGAGTCATTTCACGATTATCGAGGATTCGCAGATCTGCCAACGGCTGCAAATCTCGGTGGCAGCCATTGATGTCACATCCAACGAAATCTTCATCAATCCTGCGGCGGGCTTGGATGAAGAGGAATGCAAATTCGTGATGGCACATGAGCTACTGCACGCAGGACTTCGTCACCACGAACGCTGCCAGGGGCGCGACCCATATTACTGGAATGTCAGTTGCGATTACGTGATTAATCAATGGCTGATGGAGCTCGGTGTCGGACGTTTTCCGCAAATCGGCGGACTGTACGACCCAGACTTGAAGGGACTCTCGGCAGAGGCGATTTACGATCGGATCGTGACGGACATGCGGACGTATCGCAAGCTTTACACCTTACGAGGAATCGGTATGGGTGATATTCTGGATGGCGACGATCCGCGTTTTTGGGAAAAGGGTCCGGGAACGACGCTGGATGACTTTTATCGCAATGCGATGTCGCAAGGCTTGATCTACCATCAGGAGAAAGGGAGAGGGCTTTTGCCTGCGGGCTTGGTAGAAGAGATTCGCGCCTTGGGGCAACCGCCTATTCCGTGGGATGTTCAGCTTGCTCGTTGGTTTGACGAGCATTTTCCGCCGTTGGAAAAGAGTCGCACGTATGCAAGGGCAAGCCGCAGACAGTCCTCAACACCCGACATTGCCCGTCCTGCCTGGAGCTTTCGGGAAACGGATCGGCTTGCACGCACATTTGGCGTCGTGATCGATACATCCGGCTCGATGGATACCAAGCTACTCGGCAAAGCATTGGGAGCGATCGCGAGCTACAGTGAAGCGCGAGATGTTCCGTATGCGCGCGTGGTCTTTTGTGATGCGCAGGCGCATGATGCGGGCTACCTTTCTCCTGAGGACATTGCAGGTCGTGTCAAAGTCAAAGGACGCGGGGGAACGATCCTGCAGCCGGGCATTGACATGCTGGAGAAAGCAACTGATTTTCCGAAGGACGGACCGATTTTGATCATTACCGATGGGGAATGTGATCGGATCAAAGTAACTCGTAGTCATGCCATCATGCTGCCGAAGGGGAGTAACCTGCCGTTCGTGGCACGAGGACCGGTATTTCGGATGGAATAG